From Sphingobacterium bambusae:
ACGTCACTTATCTCACCTATCGTGCAGGCATGTGATGCCATATCTGGCGCTCGGCCGGGTGCTCGTCGCGAGGTTGTTGAAAGTTACATCAAGCGATTGAAAGAGTTGGAAGAGCTAGCACTATCTTATCCAGGTGTGGAAAAAACATTCGCTATTCAAGCAGGACGCGAGCTTCGTGTGGTCGTTGAGTCAGAGAAAGTTTCGGATGCGCAGGCTGAAATCTTAGCCGCCGACATCTCGAACCGCATTCAGACAGAAATGACCTATCCCGGACAGATTAAAGTAACGGTAATCCGTGAAACCCGATCGGTTTCTTACGCGAAGTAAAATTTTAGCAAATAAATCATAATAAAATGCCCGCAGCGCGGGCATTTTGTCGTTTCATGTGATACGGTGCGTTTTAATGAGCTCCTCCACATTTAATCTAAATTTCAGCTGCTAGGGCTCATAACCTATGATACCTAAATTAGAGCTACATTAGAAAGCCTAAGCCCGTATATAGAGCTCGGCAGAAATCCCTACTTTTGTGTAAATTGAATGCTATGCAAATTCTAGTTGTAGAAGACGATAACCGAATTAGTAATTTCCTGATCAAAGGATTGGAGGAGTTTGGTTATTTGGTCACTTTATGCAAAAATGCAGAAGATGTCCTTTCCAATTACTTGCAAGTGGACTGGGATCTTATCATACTGGATATCATGTTGGAAGGTGTCGATGGGATACAGTTGTTGCAGACGTTGCGATACAAAAAGGTTTACACACCAATTTTGATGCTTAGCGCTTTAAATAGCGTGCAGGATAAGGTCGCGGCCTTGGACTACGGTGCGGACGACTATCTCACTAAGCCTTTTCATTTTGATGAGCTTCTTTCGCGTATCAAGGCATTGACGCGTAGGCAGCATTATCAACAACAGGAAACTCCGAAAGCTGAGCTCGACTTTGGTGCACTGCATATTAATTTGGAACAATATAAGGTAACGCTAGGAGATAATGTTGTGGAATTGTCGCCTCGCGAATATAAACTCCTTATTTACCTCGTAGAAAATATCGATAAAACCGTCGGACGCATACAGATATTGAATGCCGTATGGGGAATAACGTTCGACAACCATACCAATGTAGTGGATGTGTACATCTCTTATCTACGGAATAAAATTGAGAAAGATGGAAATAAGTACATCTACACGGTTAAAGGTGTTGGATACATGTTTAAAGTTTAGTAGATGAAATTAAAGCATCGCTTATCCCTGTATTCTGTTGCTATCTTCAGCATCGTTATACTAATATTTGCCGTATTAATCTATTTTGCTTACTACGCGCAGATGCGGGATAAGGAGTATCAATCGCTGGAAAGCAAGTCCCTGTTGGCAGCCATATTTTACCTAGAGCAGGACGAACTTTCCCTGCGCGAACATGCCAATGTAAAAAGCCAGTTGCAGAAAACGATATCACGAACCAATATAGTTGTTTTTGATAGCTTAGACCGTCGTAAGAATGGCGATATGCCTTCAATTGCAGATATATCACCTGACTTTTTAGCGCAGGTCAGAAAGCAAAGAGTCGGCTTTTTTCATACGGACTCTTTTTTTTACAACGGTATTTTTTATCACGATAATGAGGGTGATTTCGTCGTAGTAACGCGTGAGCCAAAAGACGATTTCAATGGGCAGATGCGCTCGCTATCCCATATCATGCTTCTTGTATTTTTGTTGGGTGTTGTTTTTATTTTTCTTTTTTCGCAATACCTCAGCTACATCGCCTATCAGCCTATCATCCGCATCATTGATCAACTGAAGGAAAAGGATAGCAAAAATTTCAATGAGCCACTTCAACTCAAGCAAACCTATGCGGAGGTGGAGGATCTTGTAGAGACCTACAACCACTTTGTATCGCGTATTGCGGAAACATTCAATGTACAAAAGAATTTCATCGACTATGTATCCCATGAGTTGCGTACCCCCATCACTGCCTTGTTGGGAACTTTGGAAGTAACGAATGCTAAACAGCGAACTGTGGCTGAATATGAAAATGTGATCACGGAACTGCGTCAATACACGAATGATTTACAAGAGACCTTGGATCAGATGATGTTGCTATCTGGAGCAAAGACGAGCTTCGAATTTCAACCGGTGCGTGTTGATGAGGTGATATGGCATTTGGTAGAAAATATGGTGTTGTATCATCAAGCGCACATCGATGTTGACTTACAGGTTGACCAACCTGCGCTTCTTACCGTTGATGCCAACGATAAATTGCTAGAACTGGCCATAGGTAATCTTTTGGAAAATGCTATTAAATATTCCGATAACAATGT
This genomic window contains:
- a CDS encoding response regulator transcription factor, yielding MQILVVEDDNRISNFLIKGLEEFGYLVTLCKNAEDVLSNYLQVDWDLIILDIMLEGVDGIQLLQTLRYKKVYTPILMLSALNSVQDKVAALDYGADDYLTKPFHFDELLSRIKALTRRQHYQQQETPKAELDFGALHINLEQYKVTLGDNVVELSPREYKLLIYLVENIDKTVGRIQILNAVWGITFDNHTNVVDVYISYLRNKIEKDGNKYIYTVKGVGYMFKV
- a CDS encoding sensor histidine kinase — its product is MKLKHRLSLYSVAIFSIVILIFAVLIYFAYYAQMRDKEYQSLESKSLLAAIFYLEQDELSLREHANVKSQLQKTISRTNIVVFDSLDRRKNGDMPSIADISPDFLAQVRKQRVGFFHTDSFFYNGIFYHDNEGDFVVVTREPKDDFNGQMRSLSHIMLLVFLLGVVFIFLFSQYLSYIAYQPIIRIIDQLKEKDSKNFNEPLQLKQTYAEVEDLVETYNHFVSRIAETFNVQKNFIDYVSHELRTPITALLGTLEVTNAKQRTVAEYENVITELRQYTNDLQETLDQMMLLSGAKTSFEFQPVRVDEVIWHLVENMVLYHQAHIDVDLQVDQPALLTVDANDKLLELAIGNLLENAIKYSDNNVVKILFTTQQNRLKLCISDQGIGIPEADLQHIKQNFFRGNNTQKYQGKGVGLSIASIIFTLHKVDMQIASSASGTRISLLF